One genomic region from Quercus robur chromosome 4, dhQueRobu3.1, whole genome shotgun sequence encodes:
- the LOC126721112 gene encoding coproporphyrinogen-III oxidase 2, chloroplastic-like, with translation MSPPTTASAIVSSSSSSSYFTLFPLTSTSPKSKPTTKLSFNFSKTQTRNLTLKTTTTTTIRSAVSIEKEVPETERPNTFLRESDDHDSPSSSSSSSSTVRSRFEKMIRKAQDSVCKAIEGADGGAKFKEDVWSRPSGDGGISRVLQDGAVWEKAGVNVSVVYGVMPLEAYRAATASAEVKPGPVPFFADGEGRRGLGWSVAATVMSEAGVIWEMRVREKEIEGEGD, from the coding sequence atgTCACCACCAACAACAGCGAGTGCCATTGTCTCATCGTCATCTTCATCCTCCTACTTCACTCTTTTCCCTCTCACCTCAACctcaccaaaatcaaaacccaccaccaaactctccttcaatttctccaaaacccaaacccgCAATCTCACactcaaaacaacaacaacaacaacaattcgATCCGCAGTTTCCATCGAAAAAGAAGTCCCAGAAACCGAACGACCCAACACATTCCTCCGCGAATCCGACGACCATGATtccccatcatcatcatcgtcttCATCCTCCACCGTCCGATCCCGGTTCGAGAAAATGATAAGGAAAGCACAGGACAGCGTGTGCAAAGCAATCGAAGGCGCCGACGGTGGAGCTAAGTTTAAGGAAGATGTGTGGTCGAGGCCTAGTGGCGACGGAGGCATAAGTCGAGTTCTTCAAGACGGTGCCGTTTGGGAGAAAGCTGGGGTTAATGTTTCTGTCGTTTATGGGGTTATGCCACTGGAGGCTTACCGTGCCGCCACCGCCTCCGCCGAGGTGAAGCCGGGCCCCGTTCCGTTCTTTGCTGACGGCGAgggacggcgtgggctgggctGGTCTGTGGCGGCGACGGTGATGAGTGAGGCAGGAGTGATTTGGGAGATGAGAGTGAGGGAGAAGGAGATTGAGGGAGAAGGAGATTGA